The Cupriavidus nantongensis genome has a segment encoding these proteins:
- a CDS encoding OsmC family protein: MTIQATWKPSQGNSICQLTNGTAEWQADLDASAGGDTRYPNPHDLLDSALAACTTLTLQLYAKRKGYAVTDVQVSVGHEEANGTYTMQREVKVSGDLSPQILEDLLRVANRCPVHKTLSGQFSIQTSMA; the protein is encoded by the coding sequence ATGACTATCCAAGCGACATGGAAGCCAAGCCAGGGCAACAGCATCTGCCAGCTGACCAACGGCACCGCCGAGTGGCAAGCCGATCTGGACGCATCCGCCGGCGGCGACACCCGCTACCCGAATCCGCATGACTTGCTGGACTCGGCGCTGGCTGCCTGCACCACCCTGACCTTGCAGCTGTATGCGAAACGCAAGGGCTATGCGGTCACTGACGTCCAGGTCTCGGTCGGCCATGAAGAAGCCAACGGCACCTATACGATGCAGCGCGAGGTCAAGGTCAGCGGCGACCTGTCGCCCCAGATCCTCGAAGACCTGCTGCGGGTGGCCAATCGCTGCCCGGTCCACAAGACGTTGTCCGGACAGTTCTCGATCCAGACCTCGATGGCATGA